In Candidatus Woesearchaeota archaeon, a single window of DNA contains:
- a CDS encoding glutaredoxin family protein produces the protein MEYEKSVKHISGKKGHGILLFALSTCIWCRMTRELLEKSGFEFSYVYVDLLEGKAREDAVAEMGRWNQSTSFPTLIIDKKRAILGYQEEEIEKMLENGN, from the coding sequence TTGGAATATGAAAAGAGCGTCAAACACATTTCAGGAAAAAAGGGGCACGGAATTTTACTTTTTGCACTTTCAACCTGCATTTGGTGCAGAATGACAAGAGAGCTTTTGGAAAAATCAGGGTTTGAATTCAGCTATGTTTATGTGGACCTTCTTGAAGGGAAAGCAAGGGAAGATGCTGTTGCAGAAATGGGCAGGTGGAACCAAAGCACATCCTTTCCGACATTAATAATTGACAAAAAGAGGGCAATACTCGGATATCAGGAAGAAGAGATAGAAAAGATGCTTGAAAATGGAAACTGA
- a CDS encoding tryptophan-rich sensory protein, which translates to MHKKDRIKLVNFLKLIASILICLGAGFIGSIFTMPSIKGWYSTLNKPFFSPPNWVFAPVWTALFILMGISLYFVWSEKSKKRIAALSVFFVQLGLNILWSVLFFALHAPFLALIEIIILWGAIFLTIARFNRVKRESAALLIPYILWVSFASILNFSIWLLN; encoded by the coding sequence ATGCATAAAAAAGACAGAATCAAACTAGTTAATTTTTTGAAATTAATTGCATCAATTCTAATATGTCTGGGAGCAGGGTTTATCGGCTCAATATTCACAATGCCTTCAATAAAAGGGTGGTATTCAACGCTCAATAAGCCGTTTTTCAGCCCTCCAAACTGGGTTTTTGCGCCTGTGTGGACTGCGCTTTTTATATTAATGGGAATATCTCTTTATTTTGTATGGAGCGAAAAATCAAAAAAGAGAATTGCTGCCCTTTCAGTATTCTTTGTCCAGCTGGGATTAAACATTCTGTGGTCAGTCCTTTTTTTCGCACTTCACGCGCCATTCCTCGCCCTTATTGAGATAATAATCTTATGGGGAGCAATATTTTTGACAATTGCAAGATTTAACCGTGTGAAAAGGGAATCAGCAGCCCTTCTAATCCCTTACATTCTCTGGGTAAGCTTTGCCTCAATACTTAACTTCAGCATATGGCTGCTTAACTAA